Proteins encoded by one window of bacterium:
- a CDS encoding SDR family oxidoreductase, which produces MNLDFSNTVSVIFGGTSGIGFQVAQDISALGGKLIIVSKDEQKLIKVAHQFRNCDYIAADISQYSNCVRISDEIHHSFNKLDFLVFSAGVFYPASFEKTTEKIWEETINTNLKSSFFLIKSLLPLIKTGKGKSIVLLSSILASFGTPNVSVYSISKSGIIALTKSLSIELAEHKIRVNCVSPSYVRTPMTEPLINDSVKYSEIISRHPMGRIGTTNDVSNLVLFLLSDSSNWMTGQNLVIDGGRSTRI; this is translated from the coding sequence ATGAACTTAGATTTCTCTAATACGGTATCGGTGATATTCGGCGGTACTTCTGGAATTGGATTCCAAGTTGCTCAAGATATTTCCGCGCTAGGAGGTAAACTAATAATTGTCTCTAAAGATGAGCAAAAACTTATTAAGGTCGCTCATCAATTCAGAAATTGCGATTATATTGCTGCTGACATTAGTCAATACAGCAACTGCGTTCGGATATCCGATGAAATTCATCATTCATTCAACAAACTTGATTTTCTAGTATTCAGTGCGGGGGTGTTTTACCCGGCGTCTTTCGAGAAAACAACAGAGAAAATTTGGGAGGAAACCATCAACACCAATTTGAAAAGTAGTTTCTTTCTGATAAAATCACTACTACCTTTGATTAAAACTGGCAAAGGCAAAAGCATTGTGTTACTAAGTTCCATATTGGCTTCCTTTGGCACTCCAAACGTTTCAGTTTACTCCATTTCAAAATCTGGAATCATCGCATTGACAAAATCTTTAAGTATTGAATTGGCAGAACATAAGATTAGAGTCAATTGTGTCTCACCAAGCTATGTGCGAACGCCAATGACCGAACCTTTAATTAACGACTCTGTAAAATATTCAGAGATAATATCTAGGCATCCAATGGGAAGAATAGGAACAACAAATGATGTCTCAAACTTAGTCTTATTTCTTCTCAG